A genomic segment from Chitinophagaceae bacterium encodes:
- a CDS encoding N-acetyltransferase translates to MSSIHKLADVQSKKIGKGTIVWQFAIILSNAEIGEDCNINCHTFIENDVVIGNRVTVKAGVFIWDGIRIEDDVFIGPNVTFVNDKYPRSKEYPDKFQSTIIRKGASIGANATILGGVEVGKYAMIGAGSVVTKNVDDFTVVYGNPARVIKKIIRPNKK, encoded by the coding sequence ATGAGTAGTATTCATAAGTTGGCAGATGTTCAATCCAAAAAAATAGGAAAGGGCACTATTGTTTGGCAATTTGCCATTATCCTATCCAATGCAGAAATTGGGGAAGATTGCAATATTAATTGTCATACTTTTATTGAGAACGATGTAGTAATTGGGAACAGGGTAACCGTTAAAGCCGGGGTTTTTATTTGGGATGGCATAAGAATAGAAGATGATGTGTTTATTGGGCCCAACGTAACTTTTGTAAACGATAAATATCCCCGTTCCAAAGAATATCCCGATAAGTTTCAATCAACAATAATTCGAAAAGGTGCATCAATTGGTGCAAATGCCACTATTTTAGGCGGTGTAGAAGTAGGTAAATATGCTATGATAGGAGCCGGCAGCGTAGTTACCAAAAATGTAGATGATTTTACGGTAGTTTATGGCAACCCTGCCAGAGTTATAAAAAAAATTATACGACCAAATAAAAAATGA
- a CDS encoding O-antigen translocase: MNLKKTSLYTSISAFATFISGFLIVKVVAVKIGPEGIAYLGQFQNTVAILNMLATGAISIGIIKYLSEFRRQNGKQEEVIGTALLIMICCSLFITVISLLLSGYFSKMSFKDTSYSKVYIAYGICTIAFAFNLLFPAILNGLKKIKWLTAVNVSSSIIGVLFMLVFTFYFGISGALISSSVQALVVLLINLFIAKKAGVSFSISGIKYHKETASKLFKFSLMAAVSGIVLPLTQIQIREIIITRFSFTDAGYWQAITKVSDYYLAFITSILAVYYLPRLSEIDNKPELRLEIFKGYKIILPIVIAMAFAIWILKEPIIHILFSKDFLPAKSYFTFQLLGDVFKIGSWLLAYLMLAKALTKEYIITEILFSVTLIFLSRWFIGQYGVIGATYAFALNYGLYWILMWWLLKKYFYKV, from the coding sequence GTGAATTTAAAAAAAACCAGTCTTTATACTTCGATTTCTGCATTTGCAACTTTTATAAGTGGTTTTTTAATTGTTAAAGTTGTGGCTGTAAAAATTGGGCCCGAAGGTATTGCCTATCTTGGCCAGTTTCAAAATACTGTGGCCATATTGAATATGCTGGCAACAGGCGCAATTTCTATTGGCATCATCAAATACCTCTCAGAGTTTCGAAGGCAAAACGGCAAACAGGAAGAGGTAATAGGAACAGCCTTGCTTATTATGATTTGTTGTTCATTATTTATTACTGTTATCAGCCTGCTTCTGTCAGGTTATTTTTCTAAAATGTCTTTTAAAGATACTTCTTATTCTAAAGTGTACATAGCTTATGGAATTTGTACCATTGCCTTTGCTTTTAACTTGCTGTTTCCAGCAATATTAAATGGTTTAAAAAAAATAAAATGGCTCACTGCAGTTAATGTTAGCAGCTCAATAATTGGCGTATTGTTTATGCTTGTTTTCACTTTTTATTTTGGCATTAGCGGTGCCCTAATTTCTTCATCAGTACAGGCATTGGTAGTATTACTCATTAATTTATTTATTGCAAAAAAAGCAGGGGTATCTTTCAGCATCTCAGGTATAAAATATCATAAAGAAACAGCAAGTAAATTATTTAAGTTTTCATTAATGGCAGCAGTAAGCGGCATAGTACTACCATTAACGCAAATTCAAATAAGAGAAATTATTATTACCCGGTTTTCTTTTACCGATGCAGGATATTGGCAGGCCATTACAAAAGTATCCGATTATTACCTGGCATTTATCACTTCAATACTCGCTGTGTATTATTTACCCAGGCTTTCTGAAATTGACAATAAACCAGAGTTGAGGCTAGAGATTTTTAAAGGCTATAAAATTATTTTACCCATTGTAATAGCTATGGCTTTTGCAATTTGGATATTGAAAGAACCAATAATTCATATTCTTTTTTCAAAAGATTTTTTACCGGCAAAATCTTATTTTACATTTCAGTTACTTGGAGATGTGTTTAAAATAGGTAGTTGGCTTTTGGCCTACTTAATGCTGGCAAAAGCTTTAACAAAAGAGTATATCATAACAGAAATTTTATTTTCCGTTACTTTAATATTTTTATCCCGGTGGTTTATTGGCCAATATGGTGTAATTGGTGCAACCTATGCATTTGCGCTAAACTATGGCCTTTATTGGATATTAATGTGGTGGCTGCTCAAAAAATATTTTTATAAAGTATAA
- the rfbA gene encoding glucose-1-phosphate thymidylyltransferase RfbA has protein sequence MKGIILAGGSGTRLYPITMGISKQLMPIYDKPMIYYPLSTLMLAGIKDILIITTPEDQQQFMRLLGDGKKWGCNIEYAKQEVPNGLAQAFVIGEKFIGNDKVALVLGDNIFYGSGFSKLLQQAANSGQPTIFAYPVSDPERYGVVEFDENLAAVSLEEKPLKPKSNFAVPGLYFYDNSVVKIAKELKPGPRGEYEITDLNKIYLEQKKLQVAVLDRGFAWLDTGTFDSLSDASEYVRVIEKRQGLKIGCPEEIAWRMGFINLDQLNSLAQGLIKSGYGQYLLNIIEKQ, from the coding sequence ATGAAAGGAATAATACTAGCAGGCGGCTCAGGCACAAGACTCTACCCAATAACGATGGGAATAAGCAAGCAACTCATGCCTATTTACGACAAGCCCATGATTTACTATCCGCTCAGCACATTAATGCTGGCAGGTATAAAAGATATATTAATAATAACCACGCCAGAAGACCAGCAGCAATTTATGCGCCTTCTCGGCGATGGAAAAAAATGGGGCTGCAATATTGAATATGCAAAGCAGGAAGTACCCAACGGCCTTGCACAGGCGTTTGTAATAGGTGAAAAATTTATTGGCAACGATAAAGTAGCATTGGTGCTGGGCGATAATATTTTTTACGGCAGCGGTTTTAGTAAGCTGTTGCAGCAGGCTGCAAACTCGGGCCAGCCTACCATATTTGCCTACCCCGTGAGCGACCCTGAAAGATATGGTGTAGTAGAGTTTGATGAAAACCTTGCTGCAGTAAGCCTTGAAGAAAAACCGCTAAAACCAAAAAGTAATTTTGCCGTGCCCGGCCTATATTTTTACGATAACTCCGTTGTGAAAATAGCCAAAGAATTAAAGCCCGGCCCAAGGGGCGAATACGAAATTACCGATCTAAACAAAATTTACCTGGAACAAAAAAAGCTGCAAGTTGCCGTTTTAGACCGTGGCTTTGCATGGCTCGATACCGGCACCTTTGACTCCCTTAGCGATGCCAGTGAATACGTAAGGGTAATTGAAAAAAGGCAGGGCTTAAAAATTGGTTGCCCCGAAGAAATTGCCTGGCGTATGGGATTTATTAATTTAGACCAGCTTAATTCGCTGGCTCAGGGCTTAATTAAAAGCGGTTACGGCCAGTATTTGCTCAATATTATAGAGAAACAATAA
- a CDS encoding glycosyltransferase, with protein sequence MRKKKVLFFINTLRFGGAERVVSMMVNHLKDDYEIHLALFHKEIAFPVSEDIVLVDLKENPSTGNSLMLLRLPLIARKLSKYCKATEIELVISFLNRPSYVTAFMKSCWGFKGKIIMCERSYQSQMLNYITSSSYSYRFITKKLIHFAYQRANIIISNSIISKEDLQNNFAITTPIEVIYNPVDIAAIQQMSREPKPDCFSDAGAFYFIAIGNFRAEKNFGLLLQSFSIIQPLINAKLIFVGSGALENTQKMLAHKLGINDHVIFCGFQQNPYKFISNANCLVLSSYTEGFPNVLLEALACSKTIVSTDCLSGPRELLAPSSLPSQQVKEGIEVADFGILTAVNNSKALAEGMMKAYTDKTLRSSFEIKAIERAAVFNINININQYRQVIDNILQISTKH encoded by the coding sequence ATGAGGAAGAAAAAAGTATTATTTTTTATCAATACACTTAGGTTCGGCGGTGCCGAAAGGGTAGTTTCTATGATGGTTAACCACCTAAAAGATGATTATGAAATACACCTTGCCCTGTTTCATAAAGAAATAGCTTTCCCCGTTTCTGAAGATATTGTTTTAGTTGATTTAAAGGAAAACCCCTCAACGGGTAATTCATTGATGTTGCTTAGGCTGCCATTAATTGCCCGTAAATTAAGCAAATACTGTAAAGCAACTGAAATAGAATTAGTTATTAGTTTTTTAAACAGGCCATCATATGTAACTGCATTTATGAAAAGTTGTTGGGGATTTAAAGGTAAAATAATCATGTGTGAACGATCCTATCAAAGCCAAATGTTAAATTATATTACCAGCAGTAGTTATTCATATAGATTTATTACAAAAAAATTAATTCATTTTGCCTATCAAAGAGCCAATATTATAATCAGCAATTCCATCATTTCAAAAGAAGATTTACAAAATAACTTTGCAATTACTACGCCAATAGAAGTTATTTATAACCCCGTAGATATTGCCGCTATTCAGCAAATGAGCAGGGAGCCAAAACCTGACTGTTTTTCAGATGCAGGAGCTTTCTATTTTATTGCTATTGGAAATTTCAGGGCCGAAAAAAATTTTGGACTTTTACTCCAGTCATTCTCTATAATTCAACCATTAATAAATGCAAAATTAATTTTTGTGGGGAGTGGAGCTTTGGAAAATACCCAAAAAATGCTTGCACATAAACTTGGCATTAATGATCATGTAATTTTTTGTGGGTTTCAGCAAAATCCTTACAAGTTTATTTCTAATGCCAATTGCCTGGTATTAAGCTCATATACAGAAGGGTTTCCCAATGTTTTACTGGAAGCGTTGGCCTGTAGCAAAACGATTGTTTCTACAGATTGCCTGTCGGGTCCACGGGAATTACTGGCTCCTTCATCTCTTCCATCCCAACAGGTAAAGGAAGGCATTGAAGTTGCAGACTTTGGAATATTAACTGCAGTAAATAATTCAAAAGCATTAGCTGAAGGCATGATGAAGGCTTACACCGACAAAACGCTTCGTTCTTCATTTGAAATAAAAGCAATTGAAAGGGCTGCCGTTTTTAATATTAATATCAATATTAATCAGTACAGGCAGGTTATTGACAATATTCTACAAATTTCCACAAAACATTAA
- a CDS encoding glycosyltransferase family 1 protein, which translates to MPQPKKIVFIKPFNPYLPELKAYMEYFSRHGYEVQTVKNTRELSGMRYDVEWHFMGIDRVPYKKGVIKIHEYGSLSTPPLSRLKNIIKKLISRKPQFRVFLNEAVKNTFAFNDNVASCIRDMGVGNSFLNAINLPQQKQYDFCYLGNMHQLRQLEDMLVYFKERLKNKTILLIGEPTPHLKNKFGNCTNIHFTGMLNYDEVPKELAKCKFAINYVPNIHPYNIQTSTKVLDYCSCNLNIITNRYEWIEKFESDNQASFLFLKDDFSNFTLENIESFEYKNPKMQSFEWNSVIEKSGLPILIAGLLK; encoded by the coding sequence ATGCCTCAGCCTAAAAAAATTGTATTTATAAAGCCCTTTAACCCTTACCTGCCGGAATTAAAGGCCTATATGGAATATTTTTCCCGGCATGGTTACGAAGTGCAGACGGTAAAAAACACCCGTGAACTTTCGGGTATGCGTTATGATGTAGAATGGCATTTCATGGGTATAGACAGGGTTCCTTACAAAAAAGGTGTAATCAAAATACATGAGTATGGTTCACTTTCAACACCTCCACTTTCGAGATTAAAGAACATAATAAAAAAACTTATTTCCCGCAAACCACAGTTTAGGGTATTTTTAAATGAAGCTGTTAAAAACACCTTTGCCTTTAACGATAATGTTGCTTCCTGCATTAGGGATATGGGTGTTGGCAACTCTTTTTTAAACGCAATAAACCTGCCGCAGCAAAAACAATATGATTTTTGCTACCTGGGCAATATGCATCAATTAAGGCAACTTGAAGACATGCTGGTGTATTTTAAAGAACGGCTTAAAAACAAAACTATATTATTAATTGGGGAACCAACCCCGCATCTAAAAAATAAATTTGGCAATTGTACAAACATACACTTTACCGGCATGTTAAATTATGATGAGGTGCCCAAGGAGTTGGCTAAATGTAAATTCGCAATAAATTATGTACCCAACATACATCCATATAATATTCAAACCTCTACAAAAGTTTTAGATTATTGTAGTTGCAATTTAAATATCATTACTAATAGATACGAATGGATTGAAAAGTTTGAATCGGACAACCAGGCTTCTTTTCTTTTTTTAAAAGATGATTTTTCTAATTTTACCTTGGAAAATATTGAATCCTTTGAATATAAAAATCCAAAAATGCAAAGTTTTGAATGGAATTCTGTTATTGAAAAAAGCGGGCTTCCCATTTTAATTGCCGGCCTTCTTAAATAA
- a CDS encoding glycosyltransferase, with the protein MQKKIIFLVPNLFYGGASKVITLICNNLCNRRFKILLVAVNGENNFYTQDIAQLNFIDLKKKQVKVAAWAIYRLIKREKPDIVFSNGQDLNILNTFFKKFCFVNKYQLVCRETSVLSGNNNNTKLGNLYNWLVKKLYNNANAIICQSAQMKNDLCRNFKIQSKILQVIPNPVEVLNAVEAEHFNTNAELKLLLIGRLVPEKGFLRILKAMKYLPGNWQLVILGDGPQLNELNKATEKFGITQKIIFAGLVKNTAQYISGCNFVLSGSYNEGFPNIVLEAGAQGKPVIAFKAPGVGEEVIEDGVTGILVNEDDEKIFANAIITAQSINFNPLKIKEKIISRYGISIVIEQYEQLFELLTNNNETSK; encoded by the coding sequence ATGCAAAAAAAAATAATCTTTCTTGTGCCCAACCTGTTTTACGGCGGTGCTTCAAAGGTTATTACCCTAATTTGCAACAACCTCTGCAACCGGCGTTTTAAAATTTTACTGGTAGCGGTTAATGGAGAAAATAATTTTTATACCCAGGATATTGCACAGCTAAATTTTATTGACCTGAAAAAAAAACAGGTAAAAGTTGCAGCTTGGGCCATCTATCGGCTCATTAAAAGGGAAAAGCCCGATATTGTTTTTTCAAATGGGCAGGACCTGAATATCCTAAATACATTTTTTAAAAAATTTTGTTTTGTCAATAAATATCAACTGGTATGCAGAGAAACCTCGGTGCTTTCCGGCAATAATAACAATACAAAGCTGGGCAACCTTTATAATTGGCTGGTAAAAAAACTCTACAATAATGCCAATGCCATCATTTGCCAGTCGGCTCAAATGAAAAACGACCTTTGTAGAAACTTTAAAATACAGTCGAAAATATTACAGGTAATACCCAACCCTGTTGAAGTACTCAATGCAGTAGAAGCTGAGCATTTTAATACAAATGCTGAACTTAAATTACTCTTAATTGGCAGGCTGGTGCCCGAAAAGGGTTTTTTACGCATTTTAAAAGCAATGAAATATTTGCCCGGCAACTGGCAACTGGTTATTTTAGGCGATGGCCCACAATTAAATGAACTGAATAAGGCTACAGAAAAATTTGGTATTACACAAAAAATTATATTTGCCGGGCTGGTAAAAAATACGGCACAGTATATTTCCGGATGTAATTTTGTTTTATCAGGGTCATATAATGAAGGATTTCCAAATATTGTACTGGAAGCTGGTGCACAAGGCAAGCCGGTAATAGCTTTTAAAGCCCCTGGCGTTGGTGAAGAAGTAATAGAAGATGGTGTTACCGGTATTTTGGTAAATGAAGATGATGAAAAAATATTTGCCAATGCCATCATTACGGCGCAATCCATTAACTTTAACCCTTTGAAAATAAAAGAAAAAATTATCAGTCGCTATGGAATTTCGATAGTGATCGAACAATATGAGCAATTATTTGAATTATTAACCAACAACAACGAAACGTCAAAATAA
- a CDS encoding glycosyltransferase → MNILIVKKIGSDIHGTVTLALRLYNYFNNNGHNCYLTKYKKSSLLLNLPEPKKLIEVNEWNVRTHAKKYQSLSFDVIYCLTSDDAIIGLQIQRLFYTAAKVFLGIYHPRQSFVPTKFLPNYKEHLNKKVFNLLPAENIIFMDEVCHKSHSQYYNLSLKKSPIIPLPMNIEGQELSSNYIKYKFSSVGRITDFKPYPFGVIKAIANLKERGYKDMNYHIVGEGENFGQLKKMIEELSLQNYITLYGSVPYTKINDIIKDSYCFIGMGTTVGEASGIGLPSLVAIVDDVEHTYGLLGNLPENIVGEPGENLPLFNYSNAIEKLLHLSDDDYKKERRKSIEKAAFYSIEKVGKKFIEHFARGKNSSIKISWFSNLLFLLTKIQVKYFIQKEFRHK, encoded by the coding sequence ATGAATATACTAATTGTAAAAAAAATTGGCTCGGATATTCATGGAACGGTAACCCTTGCTTTAAGGTTATATAATTATTTCAACAACAATGGCCATAATTGTTATCTCACAAAATATAAAAAATCATCATTATTATTAAACTTGCCTGAGCCGAAAAAACTTATTGAAGTAAATGAATGGAACGTAAGAACGCATGCAAAAAAATATCAATCTTTAAGCTTTGATGTTATTTATTGCCTCACCAGCGACGACGCTATTATTGGCCTACAAATACAACGCCTTTTTTATACTGCTGCAAAAGTATTTTTGGGTATTTATCACCCCAGGCAATCATTTGTGCCTACAAAATTTTTACCCAATTACAAAGAACACCTGAATAAAAAAGTATTTAACCTGCTGCCTGCAGAAAATATAATTTTCATGGATGAAGTTTGTCATAAATCACATAGCCAATATTATAACTTAAGCCTCAAAAAATCTCCCATTATTCCACTTCCAATGAATATTGAAGGCCAGGAGCTTAGCAGCAATTATATTAAATATAAATTTTCAAGTGTTGGCCGAATTACCGATTTTAAACCTTATCCCTTTGGCGTAATAAAAGCAATAGCCAATTTAAAAGAAAGGGGATATAAAGATATGAATTACCATATTGTAGGTGAAGGTGAAAATTTTGGACAACTGAAAAAAATGATTGAGGAATTAAGCCTGCAAAATTACATTACTTTATATGGTAGTGTTCCATATACAAAAATAAATGACATTATTAAAGACAGTTATTGTTTCATTGGGATGGGAACCACAGTTGGCGAAGCATCGGGTATTGGGCTACCCTCATTGGTAGCAATTGTAGACGACGTAGAACATACTTATGGCCTCTTAGGCAACTTGCCCGAAAATATTGTAGGAGAGCCGGGTGAAAACCTGCCGCTATTCAACTATTCAAATGCAATAGAAAAATTATTGCACCTGTCCGATGATGATTATAAAAAAGAAAGGAGAAAGTCAATAGAGAAAGCTGCTTTTTACTCCATTGAAAAAGTAGGGAAAAAATTTATTGAACACTTTGCAAGAGGCAAAAATTCTTCAATTAAAATTTCATGGTTTAGTAATTTATTATTCTTACTCACAAAAATTCAGGTAAAATATTTTATACAAAAAGAATTCAGACATAAATAA
- a CDS encoding FdtA/QdtA family cupin domain-containing protein yields the protein MYQQPYLIQFPRIGNTMIGYISVAENDNLPFNVERIYWTYYTPESINRGGHAHYELEQILVAVSGKIIVHTEMPGGQKERFILETPNIGIFLPKYCWHEMHYSHNSVQMCIANSVYNESDYIRDYNEFKKIS from the coding sequence ATGTACCAACAACCTTATTTAATACAGTTTCCCAGGATTGGTAATACCATGATTGGCTATATATCTGTTGCAGAAAATGACAATCTGCCATTTAATGTGGAACGTATTTACTGGACTTACTATACTCCCGAAAGCATCAACCGTGGTGGCCACGCACATTATGAGCTGGAGCAGATACTGGTAGCCGTTTCCGGCAAAATTATTGTACATACTGAAATGCCGGGAGGCCAAAAAGAGCGATTTATACTAGAAACGCCAAATATCGGTATTTTTTTACCCAAATATTGCTGGCACGAAATGCATTACTCCCACAATTCTGTACAAATGTGTATTGCCAACTCTGTTTACAACGAGTCTGACTATATAAGGGATTATAATGAATTCAAAAAAATATCATGA
- a CDS encoding N-acetyltransferase, which yields MSYYVHPSSFVDDHCEIGEGTKIWHFSHIMSGSRIGKNCNLGQNVVVSSNVVLGNNVKVQNNVSIYEGVICEDDVFLGPSVVLTNVINPRSAIVRKHEYKKTLIKKGASIGANATIVCGYTIGEYAFIGAGAVVTKDVPAYALMAGNPARQMGWVSAAGFKLNFDLNGMAFCKEKNEKYLLENGKAKKIS from the coding sequence ATGAGTTATTATGTTCATCCATCATCTTTTGTAGATGATCATTGCGAAATAGGCGAAGGCACAAAAATTTGGCATTTTTCGCATATCATGAGCGGGAGCCGCATTGGCAAAAATTGTAACCTGGGCCAAAATGTGGTAGTATCGTCCAATGTGGTATTGGGCAATAATGTAAAAGTGCAAAATAATGTAAGTATTTACGAAGGGGTAATTTGTGAAGATGATGTTTTTCTTGGGCCATCGGTAGTGCTCACCAATGTAATAAACCCACGCAGCGCCATTGTACGCAAGCATGAGTATAAAAAAACGCTCATTAAAAAAGGGGCAAGCATTGGGGCAAATGCCACCATTGTATGCGGCTATACCATTGGCGAATATGCGTTTATTGGCGCAGGAGCCGTAGTAACCAAAGATGTGCCTGCTTACGCTTTAATGGCAGGCAACCCGGCAAGGCAAATGGGCTGGGTAAGCGCCGCTGGCTTTAAACTTAATTTTGATTTAAATGGAATGGCATTTTGTAAAGAAAAAAATGAAAAATATTTACTAGAAAATGGCAAGGCAAAAAAAATTTCCTGA
- the rfbB gene encoding dTDP-glucose 4,6-dehydratase: MHTILITGGAGFIGSHLTRLFVNKYPQYKIVNLDALTYAGNLANLKDIEQAPNYHFVKGDITDGEMVKQLFASHQFTAVLHCAAESHVDRSITDPLAFVKTNVMGTANLLLAAREAWKDNLTDKIFYHISTDEVYGSLGEIGFFYETTPYDPRSPYSASKASSDHLVRAFYHTYGLPVKISNCSNNYGPFHFPEKLIPLSINNIINNKQLPVYGKGENIRDWLYVEDHVSAIDVIFHNGKIGETYNIGGHNEWKNIDLIKELCRQMDSKLNRKPGTSEKLISFVKDRAGHDMRYAIDATKLKTELGWEPSLQFEEGLSKTIDWYLNNKKWLSNVVSGNYASYYQEQYGKMI, from the coding sequence ATGCATACCATTTTAATTACAGGTGGCGCCGGTTTTATTGGCTCACACCTTACCCGGTTATTTGTAAACAAATACCCACAGTACAAAATAGTAAACCTCGATGCCCTCACTTATGCCGGCAACCTGGCCAACTTAAAAGATATTGAACAGGCGCCCAACTACCATTTTGTAAAAGGCGATATTACCGATGGCGAAATGGTAAAGCAGCTTTTTGCCAGCCATCAATTTACTGCTGTGCTGCATTGTGCGGCCGAAAGCCATGTAGACAGGTCTATTACCGATCCGCTGGCATTTGTAAAAACCAATGTAATGGGTACGGCAAATTTATTGCTGGCCGCAAGGGAAGCCTGGAAAGATAATCTAACGGACAAAATATTTTACCATATTTCTACCGATGAAGTGTATGGCTCACTTGGCGAAATCGGCTTTTTTTACGAAACCACGCCTTACGACCCACGCAGCCCATACTCTGCCTCTAAAGCATCCAGCGACCATTTGGTAAGGGCTTTTTACCACACTTATGGCTTGCCGGTAAAAATTTCCAATTGTAGCAACAACTACGGCCCCTTTCACTTTCCCGAAAAACTCATACCGCTCAGCATCAATAACATTATAAACAACAAGCAGCTGCCTGTTTATGGCAAAGGCGAAAATATACGGGACTGGCTCTATGTAGAAGACCACGTTAGTGCAATAGACGTTATTTTTCACAACGGTAAAATTGGTGAAACCTATAACATAGGTGGCCACAACGAGTGGAAAAATATTGATTTAATAAAGGAGCTATGCCGGCAAATGGACAGCAAGCTCAACCGTAAACCCGGCACCTCCGAAAAGCTCATAAGCTTTGTAAAAGACCGTGCAGGCCACGATATGCGCTATGCCATAGATGCCACAAAACTTAAAACAGAACTCGGCTGGGAACCCTCCCTGCAATTTGAAGAAGGCCTTTCAAAAACAATTGACTGGTATTTAAACAATAAAAAATGGCTGAGCAATGTAGTAAGCGGAAATTATGCCAGCTATTACCAGGAACAATATGGGAAGATGATTTAG
- a CDS encoding DegT/DnrJ/EryC1/StrS family aminotransferase, which translates to MIPFLNIKQINERHKDLLTEAFNQVLHSGWFILGNRVEQFEKDFAAYCNVKHCIGVANGLDALILILEAYKEMGEMKCGDEVLVPSNTYIASILAITRAGLRPVLIEPDINTYLIDAENIKDKITPKTKAILPVHLYGRVCAMDSINNIAKNYGLKVIEDCAQSHGAVYNKKKCGGLGDAAGFSFYPGKNLGALGDGGAVTTNNDKLADTIKALRNYGSFKKYENLYCGFNSRLDELQAALLSTKLPFLDADNQHRRMVAQYYHENINNPLITLPFKSSTNIVQLFDHVWHLFVVSVENRNNFQKYLTEKGVQTVIHYPIPPHKQRAYIELSMASLPISEKIHQQVISLPISPVIELKEYDTVCKVINAYKP; encoded by the coding sequence ATGATCCCTTTTTTAAATATTAAACAAATTAATGAAAGGCATAAAGACCTGCTTACCGAAGCCTTTAATCAAGTACTACATTCCGGTTGGTTTATTTTAGGAAACAGGGTTGAACAGTTTGAAAAAGATTTTGCTGCTTATTGTAATGTAAAACATTGTATTGGTGTAGCCAATGGATTAGATGCATTAATACTTATACTTGAAGCCTATAAGGAAATGGGTGAAATGAAATGTGGTGACGAAGTATTAGTGCCTTCAAATACTTATATTGCCAGTATATTAGCTATTACCCGTGCAGGTTTAAGACCGGTATTAATAGAACCGGATATTAATACTTACTTAATAGATGCTGAAAATATTAAAGATAAAATTACGCCTAAAACAAAAGCTATACTTCCTGTACATTTATATGGCAGGGTTTGTGCAATGGACTCCATAAATAATATTGCAAAAAATTACGGGTTAAAGGTAATAGAAGATTGTGCCCAATCGCATGGGGCTGTTTATAATAAAAAAAAATGCGGCGGCCTGGGAGATGCAGCAGGTTTTAGTTTTTACCCGGGCAAAAACCTGGGTGCACTGGGAGACGGAGGCGCTGTTACAACCAACAACGATAAGTTAGCCGATACCATAAAAGCATTACGCAACTACGGCTCATTCAAAAAGTATGAAAATTTATATTGTGGGTTTAATAGCCGCCTTGACGAATTGCAAGCTGCATTACTTTCTACAAAATTACCTTTTCTTGATGCCGATAATCAACACAGAAGAATGGTAGCGCAATATTATCATGAAAATATCAATAACCCACTCATTACTCTTCCCTTTAAATCTTCAACAAACATTGTACAATTATTTGACCATGTATGGCATTTATTTGTAGTGAGCGTTGAAAATAGAAATAATTTTCAGAAATATCTTACAGAAAAAGGGGTTCAAACGGTTATTCATTATCCTATACCTCCACATAAGCAAAGAGCATATATTGAACTGTCCATGGCTTCCTTACCCATAAGCGAAAAAATTCACCAGCAAGTAATTTCGTTACCCATCAGCCCGGTTATTGAACTTAAAGAATACGATACAGTTTGCAAGGTTATAAATGCATATAAACCGTGA